In a single window of the Allobranchiibius huperziae genome:
- a CDS encoding HNH endonuclease, which produces MHWSTERDMRLRHEAMAWLSARTHDGSMPLSGEDLADFRFDGERLALIDRQRGIRKPAVLDAALSIRTVYTPPGRPKPYDDLTGLDERLRYKWRGTESQHPENVALRRAMDQRLPLIWFFGVGRGQHQPMYPVYLVAEEAAQHQFVVGYEPELASADPDSPVEAALRRYVLQETKVRLHQPVFRATVMRAYGTRCAVCSLRHGELLDAAHIVPDSTEGGIASVTNGLALCRIHHAAYDRRILGIRPDYVVQIRHDLLDEIDGPMLEHGLKGRHDQPLMVLPEIGRERPDRDLLAQTWEHFTSGGTG; this is translated from the coding sequence ATGCATTGGTCAACCGAGCGCGACATGCGTCTGCGGCATGAAGCAATGGCCTGGCTCAGTGCTCGAACGCACGACGGATCCATGCCCTTGTCGGGTGAAGACCTCGCAGATTTCCGGTTCGATGGAGAGCGGCTCGCCCTGATCGACCGTCAACGGGGCATCCGAAAGCCTGCTGTGCTCGACGCGGCCCTCTCGATCCGAACCGTTTACACCCCGCCCGGTCGACCGAAACCGTACGACGACCTGACTGGACTGGATGAGCGGCTGCGTTACAAGTGGCGCGGGACCGAGTCGCAGCACCCAGAGAACGTCGCGCTACGGCGTGCAATGGACCAACGACTCCCTCTGATCTGGTTTTTCGGGGTAGGCCGAGGTCAACACCAACCGATGTACCCGGTGTACCTCGTGGCGGAAGAAGCCGCGCAACATCAATTCGTCGTGGGATACGAGCCGGAACTAGCATCCGCCGATCCAGACTCTCCCGTCGAGGCTGCGCTGCGCCGGTACGTCCTGCAGGAGACGAAAGTGCGGCTGCACCAGCCTGTCTTCCGGGCAACGGTGATGCGCGCCTATGGAACGCGATGTGCCGTGTGCTCGCTACGACACGGCGAGTTGCTGGACGCCGCCCACATTGTTCCGGACTCGACGGAGGGCGGGATCGCATCGGTGACTAACGGGCTTGCTTTGTGTCGGATCCATCATGCCGCGTACGACCGTCGCATCCTCGGCATCCGGCCGGACTACGTCGTGCAGATCCGCCACGACCTCTTGGATGAGATCGACGGGCCGATGCTCGAGCACGGCTTGAAGGGCCGGCACGATCAGCCTCTGATGGTGCTTCCCGAGATTGGTCGCGAACGTCCCGATCGTGACCTGCTCGCGCAGACATGGGAGCACTTCACCTCGGGCGGCACCGGCTAG
- a CDS encoding SGNH/GDSL hydrolase family protein gives MSAGGRRTLLGVATFLAVAVIALILPAALHAGRPDPVTAFGPTAFPPVSPPVSSPASTQPHAPGSSTPPATHPGPLRTSCSSVLYIGDSTSEGVVSVDYLPEPSDREDARLRAVGVRTFIPEISGARAIVEHYQGQASGADVVNRYVAQGYRGCWIIALGNNDAANMSVGGTPDAAGRIDMVMRRIGGQKVLWVDTRTLVSTGPNAEPKMAAWDSALLGACGRYPELRVYDWASEVRPDWYTHTDDIHYTTPGYRARSLGIARALANAFPASGAPQPGCTVTSR, from the coding sequence ATGAGCGCCGGTGGTCGACGCACTCTCCTCGGGGTCGCGACCTTTCTGGCGGTCGCCGTGATCGCGCTCATCCTGCCGGCGGCGTTGCACGCCGGCCGCCCCGACCCGGTGACGGCATTCGGACCGACGGCCTTCCCGCCGGTCTCCCCGCCCGTCTCCTCCCCCGCCTCCACACAGCCTCACGCGCCGGGATCCAGCACTCCGCCGGCCACCCACCCGGGTCCGCTCAGGACCAGCTGCAGCTCGGTGCTCTACATCGGTGACTCCACCTCGGAGGGGGTTGTCTCGGTCGACTACCTGCCCGAGCCCTCCGACCGCGAGGACGCGCGGTTGCGGGCGGTGGGTGTCCGCACGTTCATCCCGGAGATCTCCGGTGCGCGGGCGATCGTGGAGCACTACCAGGGCCAGGCCAGCGGCGCAGACGTGGTGAACCGCTATGTCGCGCAGGGGTATCGGGGTTGCTGGATCATCGCGCTGGGAAACAACGACGCGGCGAACATGTCCGTCGGAGGCACGCCCGACGCGGCCGGCCGGATCGACATGGTGATGCGCAGGATCGGTGGACAGAAAGTGCTCTGGGTCGACACCCGCACGCTCGTGAGCACCGGCCCGAACGCCGAGCCGAAGATGGCCGCCTGGGACTCCGCGCTGCTGGGGGCGTGCGGGCGCTATCCCGAGCTGCGGGTCTACGACTGGGCCAGCGAGGTGCGACCGGACTGGTACACCCACACCGACGACATCCACTACACGACACCGGGCTACCGCGCCCGGTCGCTCGGCATCGCCCGAGCACTGGCCAACGCCTTCCCCGCGAGCGGCGCACCTCAGCCCGGGTGCACGGTCACCTCGCGGTGA
- a CDS encoding quinone oxidoreductase family protein, producing the protein MTRALFVTEHGDRSVLAVRDHDVPAPAPDEVQVRVVATGVNFIDVYKREGVYPGPTPFVAGEEGAGTVEAVGAKVSDIRPGARVAWASGAGSASELVNVPAAALVPVPDGVDLPQAAAAMLQGMTAHYLVESTYPVREGDIALVHAAAGGVGQLLVQLIVAKGAQVVATAGTADKLAIASRLGAQHTIGYHDFDGKPEELAAAVRDAAGRGVDVVYDGVGQATFDASLRSLRPRGLMALFGAASGQVPPFDLQRLNRLGSLFVTRPTLASYIATREELLWRAGAVLSAVERGSLHVDVSASYPLDEAVAAYEALEGRATTGKLLLTP; encoded by the coding sequence ATGACGCGCGCTCTCTTCGTGACCGAGCATGGTGACCGTTCGGTGCTGGCGGTCCGTGACCACGACGTGCCCGCGCCCGCACCCGACGAGGTGCAGGTGCGGGTCGTGGCGACGGGGGTGAACTTCATCGACGTCTACAAACGGGAGGGCGTCTATCCCGGTCCGACCCCGTTCGTGGCGGGTGAGGAGGGTGCCGGCACCGTCGAGGCGGTCGGAGCCAAGGTGTCCGACATCCGCCCGGGCGCTCGCGTCGCGTGGGCCTCCGGGGCCGGGTCGGCTTCCGAGCTCGTCAACGTGCCGGCCGCCGCTCTCGTCCCCGTGCCCGACGGCGTCGACCTGCCGCAGGCCGCCGCAGCCATGCTCCAAGGCATGACCGCGCACTATCTGGTCGAGTCGACCTACCCGGTGCGCGAGGGGGACATCGCCCTGGTGCACGCGGCGGCCGGGGGAGTCGGACAGCTGCTCGTCCAGCTCATCGTGGCCAAGGGCGCTCAGGTGGTCGCGACGGCGGGCACCGCGGACAAGCTGGCCATCGCCTCACGACTGGGTGCGCAGCACACCATCGGCTACCACGACTTCGACGGCAAGCCGGAGGAGCTGGCCGCCGCGGTGCGCGACGCAGCCGGCCGCGGGGTCGACGTCGTGTATGACGGTGTCGGTCAGGCCACCTTCGATGCGTCGTTGCGCTCGCTGCGACCGCGTGGGCTGATGGCGCTCTTCGGCGCGGCCAGCGGACAGGTGCCGCCGTTCGATCTGCAGCGGCTCAACCGACTCGGCTCCCTCTTCGTCACGCGCCCGACCCTGGCCTCCTACATCGCGACCCGCGAGGAGCTGCTGTGGCGTGCGGGGGCCGTGCTCAGTGCAGTGGAGCGCGGGTCGTTGCACGTCGACGTCAGCGCGAGCTACCCGCTCGACGAGGCCGTTGCGGCGTACGAGGCCCTCGAGGGTCGCGCCACCACCGGCAAGCTGCTGCTCACCCCGTAA
- a CDS encoding glutamate--cysteine ligase has product MGAEVSGTTYTREQRQRYREKVRQDLDVFERMLATHRFEYEQQLTGMEIELNLVGKDAMPLMSNAAVLESIADTDYQTELGRYNIELNVSPRPMPGDSAIQLERELRESLNRAEAKANEAGARIVQVGILPTLMPEHFSPDWMSANARYAALNESIFAARGEDLFIDIEGTSGERLAMYADSIYPESACTSVQLHLQVQPHQFAAYWNAAQALSGVQLAVGANSPYLFGKQLWQETRVELFLQATDTRSVELKYQGVRPRVWFGERWITSIFDLFEENVRYFPALLPETSEEDPIAVLDEGRAPELAELKLHNGTVYRWNRPIYDTVDGAPHLRVENRVLPAGPTIADTLANSAFYYGVVRMLAEHDRPVWSRMSFAAAEHNFTEGARRGMDATIYWPGFGEVASEELVLRHLLPLAHEGLRKWGVATAVRERYLGIIEQRCRVGRNGASWQVECVQALEAKGLSRLDALAQMVERYLDGMHSNEPVHTWELPG; this is encoded by the coding sequence ATGGGCGCGGAAGTTTCTGGCACGACGTACACCCGCGAGCAGCGGCAGCGCTACCGCGAGAAGGTGCGCCAGGACCTGGACGTCTTCGAGCGGATGCTGGCGACGCACCGCTTCGAGTACGAGCAGCAGCTGACCGGCATGGAGATCGAACTCAACCTGGTCGGCAAGGACGCCATGCCGTTGATGTCGAACGCCGCCGTACTGGAGAGCATCGCCGACACCGACTATCAAACAGAACTCGGCCGCTACAACATCGAGCTCAACGTCAGCCCGCGTCCCATGCCCGGCGACTCGGCGATCCAGCTGGAGCGCGAGCTGCGCGAGAGCCTCAACCGCGCCGAGGCAAAGGCCAACGAGGCCGGCGCGCGCATCGTGCAGGTGGGCATCCTGCCCACCCTGATGCCCGAGCACTTCTCGCCGGACTGGATGAGCGCCAACGCCCGGTACGCCGCACTGAACGAGTCGATCTTCGCCGCGCGTGGTGAGGACCTCTTCATCGACATCGAGGGCACCAGCGGCGAACGCCTTGCCATGTATGCCGATTCGATCTACCCCGAGTCCGCGTGCACGTCCGTGCAGTTGCATCTGCAGGTGCAGCCCCACCAGTTCGCGGCCTACTGGAACGCCGCCCAGGCGCTGTCCGGCGTACAGCTCGCGGTCGGTGCCAACTCGCCGTACCTCTTCGGCAAGCAGTTGTGGCAGGAGACCCGCGTCGAGCTCTTCCTACAGGCGACCGACACCCGGTCGGTGGAGCTGAAGTACCAGGGTGTGCGGCCGCGGGTGTGGTTCGGGGAGCGGTGGATCACCTCGATCTTCGACCTCTTCGAGGAGAACGTGCGCTACTTCCCGGCGCTGCTGCCCGAGACCAGCGAGGAGGACCCGATCGCTGTGCTCGACGAGGGGCGCGCGCCCGAGCTGGCCGAGCTGAAGCTGCACAACGGCACCGTCTACCGCTGGAACAGGCCGATCTACGACACCGTCGACGGCGCACCGCACCTGCGGGTGGAGAACAGGGTGCTGCCGGCCGGTCCCACGATCGCCGACACCCTGGCCAATTCGGCGTTCTACTACGGCGTCGTGCGGATGCTGGCCGAGCACGACCGGCCGGTGTGGTCCCGGATGAGCTTCGCCGCTGCCGAGCACAACTTCACCGAAGGCGCCCGACGGGGGATGGACGCGACGATCTACTGGCCGGGGTTCGGCGAGGTCGCGTCCGAGGAGCTGGTGCTGCGCCACCTGCTCCCGCTCGCGCACGAGGGACTGCGCAAGTGGGGCGTCGCGACGGCGGTCCGCGAGCGCTACCTCGGCATCATCGAGCAGCGCTGCCGGGTGGGGCGCAACGGCGCGAGCTGGCAGGTCGAGTGCGTCCAGGCGTTGGAAGCCAAGGGCCTCAGCCGGCTGGACGCCCTCGCGCAGATGGTGGAGCGCTACCTCGACGGCATGCACAGCAACGAGCCCGTGCACACCTGGGAGCTGCCCGGCTGA
- a CDS encoding acyltransferase family protein: protein MPRPLDRNATYLPGLDGVRTVAVALVICAHLGFPWARGGILGVGIFFTLSGFLITSILLGSLERLGSLRLRTFWIRRARRLLPAVVVLLVVVLACTAILDPAAFATRIRDALAAVFYVANWNTIGQAYVAANTQAVDPLEHLWSLSVEEQFYLVWPPVLGLLLFVCRGRVRVVAAVTALLAAGSFALSWTLFAPGVEGATRAYEGTDTRAGALLVGALAAMLWLPSLRRGDRRRSRRVALDVSAVGALSAIGVLVWRTDQFSAFLYPWGLLLLSLATVVVLMAAVQDGGMLGAVLGSAPMRWVGERSYGIYLWQTPVIVFSQGLTDRHGWALSLANVAVTVALAALSWTLVEDPIRRLGFRGAFATRAATRPAPALTAVERDMVRS from the coding sequence GTGCCACGACCGCTTGACCGCAACGCGACCTATCTACCGGGGCTCGACGGTGTCCGCACCGTCGCCGTCGCCCTCGTGATCTGCGCCCACCTGGGGTTTCCCTGGGCTCGTGGAGGGATCCTCGGCGTCGGGATCTTCTTCACACTCAGCGGATTCCTCATCACCTCGATCCTGCTCGGCTCGCTCGAGCGGCTGGGCAGCCTGCGGTTGCGCACGTTCTGGATCCGTCGTGCACGCCGGCTGCTGCCCGCGGTCGTGGTGCTGCTCGTCGTGGTGCTCGCGTGCACGGCGATCCTCGACCCGGCGGCCTTCGCGACCCGCATACGAGACGCGCTGGCCGCGGTGTTCTACGTCGCCAACTGGAACACGATCGGCCAGGCGTACGTCGCGGCGAACACCCAGGCGGTCGATCCGCTCGAGCACTTGTGGTCGCTCAGTGTCGAGGAGCAGTTCTACCTGGTGTGGCCACCGGTGCTCGGCCTGCTGCTCTTCGTATGTCGTGGACGGGTGCGGGTGGTCGCGGCCGTCACCGCCCTCCTCGCGGCAGGGTCGTTCGCGCTCTCCTGGACGTTGTTCGCACCGGGCGTCGAAGGCGCGACCCGTGCCTACGAGGGCACCGACACCCGCGCCGGGGCATTGCTCGTGGGCGCGCTGGCCGCGATGCTCTGGCTGCCCTCGCTCCGGCGCGGCGACCGGCGACGAAGCCGACGGGTGGCGCTCGACGTGAGTGCAGTCGGGGCACTGTCAGCGATCGGCGTACTGGTCTGGCGCACCGATCAGTTCAGCGCCTTCCTCTACCCGTGGGGACTCCTGCTGCTCTCCCTCGCCACAGTCGTCGTGCTGATGGCCGCGGTGCAGGACGGCGGAATGCTCGGCGCCGTCCTCGGGAGTGCGCCGATGCGCTGGGTGGGCGAGCGGTCGTACGGCATCTACCTGTGGCAGACCCCGGTGATCGTCTTTTCCCAGGGGCTCACGGACCGACACGGGTGGGCGCTGTCGCTCGCGAACGTCGCGGTCACGGTCGCCCTCGCAGCCCTCTCGTGGACGCTGGTGGAGGATCCGATCCGCCGACTGGGCTTCCGAGGCGCGTTCGCCACGCGCGCGGCGACCCGCCCGGCGCCGGCACTGACCGCGGTCGAGCGGGACATGGTGCGCTCGTGA
- a CDS encoding cupin domain-containing protein: MSGRKKLPDWAERLDLQEHPEGGWFRETYRSDLQIPDFLSGGSGGHRSLATAILYLLMPGEQSEWHRVTSDELWIHQHGGLLALELGGDGQVPDGRTTEYLGMGPALDRDFAVPQALVPAGHWQRASPFGLNGRVEPVLVSCVVTPGFDFADFELYDG; encoded by the coding sequence ATGAGCGGTCGGAAGAAACTGCCGGACTGGGCGGAGCGGCTCGACCTGCAGGAGCATCCGGAGGGCGGCTGGTTCCGCGAGACCTACCGCAGCGACCTGCAGATCCCGGACTTCCTCTCCGGTGGGTCCGGTGGGCACCGATCGCTGGCGACGGCCATCCTCTACCTGCTGATGCCGGGTGAGCAGAGCGAATGGCATCGAGTCACCTCGGACGAGCTGTGGATCCACCAACACGGCGGTCTGCTCGCGCTGGAGCTCGGCGGCGACGGACAGGTGCCCGATGGCAGGACCACCGAATATCTCGGCATGGGTCCAGCCCTCGACCGCGACTTCGCGGTGCCCCAGGCGCTCGTGCCCGCCGGGCACTGGCAGCGCGCATCGCCGTTCGGGCTGAACGGCCGCGTCGAACCGGTGCTGGTCAGCTGCGTGGTGACCCCGGGCTTCGACTTCGCCGACTTCGAGCTCTACGACGGCTGA
- a CDS encoding histidine phosphatase family protein: MSADSPTYSLILIRHGETEWSRTGQHTGTTDLPLLPEGEDCARRAGEVIRDMPRVAAFVSPMQRARRTAELAGITDYTIDADLREWDYGGYEGLTTPQIRERSGDPRWEIFKDGVVPGKTPGETVEDVAARVSHIIERSIPMLDDGNVVVVAHGHSLRILATVFLQNVPRLGARLMLDAGAISMLGYYHGNPCIQVWNRSTREGV; the protein is encoded by the coding sequence ATGAGCGCCGACAGTCCGACATACAGCCTGATCCTCATCCGGCACGGCGAGACGGAGTGGTCGCGCACCGGCCAGCACACCGGGACGACGGATCTGCCGCTTCTGCCCGAGGGTGAGGACTGCGCGCGCCGGGCGGGCGAGGTCATCCGGGACATGCCGCGGGTGGCGGCGTTCGTGTCGCCCATGCAGCGCGCACGACGTACGGCGGAGCTCGCGGGCATCACCGACTACACGATCGACGCCGACCTGCGCGAGTGGGACTACGGCGGTTACGAGGGTCTCACCACTCCCCAGATCCGTGAGCGGTCCGGCGACCCGCGCTGGGAGATCTTCAAGGACGGTGTGGTGCCCGGCAAGACGCCCGGCGAGACGGTCGAGGACGTCGCCGCCCGGGTCAGCCACATCATCGAACGCTCGATCCCGATGCTCGACGACGGCAACGTCGTCGTGGTCGCGCACGGCCACTCCCTGCGCATCCTCGCCACGGTGTTCCTGCAGAACGTGCCGCGTCTCGGCGCCCGCCTCATGCTGGACGCCGGCGCGATCTCGATGCTCGGCTACTACCACGGCAATCCGTGCATCCAGGTGTGGAACCGGTCGACCCGCGAGGGCGTGTAG
- a CDS encoding L-threonylcarbamoyladenylate synthase translates to MARYFDVHPRDPQPRSIGQAVAIVRDGGLLAYPTESGYALGCSLDNPDGKERITRIRQLDSHHHFTLVCHDFAQVGQLVHFDNRVFRSVKAAAPGSYTFILPATGAVPRRLLHPKKRTVGVRIAAHPVACALLEELGDPILSSTLILPDHEEPMTDGWQVKEELDHQVDAVIDSGECGDEPTTVVDWSGETPEVVRVGSGDPAPFE, encoded by the coding sequence ATGGCGAGGTACTTCGACGTGCACCCTAGGGATCCCCAGCCGCGCAGCATCGGCCAGGCGGTGGCGATCGTGCGCGACGGCGGGCTGCTCGCCTACCCGACGGAGTCCGGCTACGCGCTCGGCTGCTCGCTCGACAACCCGGACGGCAAGGAGCGGATCACCCGGATCCGGCAGCTGGACAGCCACCACCACTTCACCCTGGTCTGCCACGACTTCGCCCAGGTGGGACAACTGGTGCACTTCGACAACCGCGTCTTCCGCTCGGTCAAGGCTGCGGCGCCCGGCTCGTACACGTTCATCCTCCCGGCGACAGGTGCCGTGCCACGCCGGCTGCTGCACCCGAAGAAACGCACCGTCGGCGTCCGCATCGCCGCCCACCCGGTCGCCTGCGCGCTGCTGGAGGAGCTCGGCGACCCGATCCTCTCGAGCACGCTGATCCTGCCGGACCACGAAGAGCCGATGACCGACGGCTGGCAGGTCAAGGAGGAGCTGGACCACCAGGTGGACGCCGTCATCGATTCCGGCGAGTGCGGCGACGAACCCACCACGGTCGTCGACTGGTCGGGCGAGACGCCCGAGGTCGTGCGGGTCGGGTCCGGCGATCCCGCACCGTTCGAATGA
- a CDS encoding DUF1697 domain-containing protein produces the protein MPTYIVFLRAVNVRPRWVKMALLRELLSDNAFSDVETYIQSGNLRLQTPMRSAVKVRAELERLIEAEFGFQVPCVVRTPAALAEVAACAEGLASPFPDDEARRYVTFCAEPVKADASDLLHDWEEPGERLRVHGSEVYWWLTKPAHEAKMTNARLEKTVGDATTRDIKVVRTLAERWGS, from the coding sequence GTGCCGACGTACATCGTGTTCCTGCGCGCGGTCAATGTGCGGCCGCGGTGGGTGAAGATGGCCCTCCTGCGCGAGCTGCTGTCGGACAACGCGTTCAGCGACGTCGAGACCTACATCCAGAGCGGCAACCTGCGCCTGCAGACACCGATGCGGTCGGCGGTGAAGGTACGCGCCGAGCTGGAGCGGCTGATCGAGGCCGAGTTCGGGTTCCAGGTGCCCTGTGTCGTGCGCACTCCCGCGGCGCTGGCCGAGGTCGCGGCGTGCGCCGAGGGCCTGGCGTCGCCGTTCCCGGACGACGAGGCGCGTCGTTACGTCACGTTCTGCGCCGAGCCGGTGAAGGCGGACGCCTCCGACCTGCTGCACGACTGGGAGGAGCCGGGCGAACGGCTGCGGGTCCACGGGTCGGAGGTCTACTGGTGGCTGACCAAACCGGCGCACGAGGCGAAGATGACCAACGCCCGACTGGAGAAGACCGTCGGTGATGCGACCACCCGGGACATCAAGGTCGTGCGCACGCTGGCCGAGCGCTGGGGGAGCTGA